The Caulifigura coniformis genome includes a region encoding these proteins:
- a CDS encoding phosphoribosylformylglycinamidine synthase subunit PurQ, with translation MSKPRVCVLRAPGTNCEVETAFAFETCGAVADQVHLFRLLEQPTLLDQYQILCIPGGFSYGDDLGAGVVFGSQLRGRLGDAIGRYLQADKLALGICNGFQVLVKAGILPDGAAGWSADPTKPRDTTLTWNVNGKYTALWVKLKVRSPQCVFLKGIDTIDVPIAHAEGRIAVRDASILKTWRERGQIAVTYHGTETENYDEMLQYPVNPNGSLANIAGLCDATGRVFGLMPHPERFLWAQQHPTWTRDGREGYGDGMKIFENAVAYFG, from the coding sequence ATGTCCAAGCCAAGAGTCTGTGTTCTGCGTGCCCCCGGCACGAACTGCGAAGTCGAGACCGCGTTCGCTTTTGAAACGTGCGGCGCCGTTGCGGACCAGGTGCATCTGTTCCGATTGCTCGAGCAGCCCACGCTCCTCGACCAGTACCAGATCCTGTGCATCCCGGGTGGATTCAGTTACGGCGACGACCTGGGAGCGGGTGTCGTGTTCGGCTCGCAGCTTCGCGGACGGCTCGGCGACGCCATCGGACGCTACCTGCAGGCGGACAAACTGGCCCTCGGAATCTGCAACGGATTCCAGGTGCTCGTGAAAGCCGGCATTCTTCCGGACGGCGCAGCGGGCTGGTCCGCCGATCCGACGAAACCCCGCGACACCACGCTGACGTGGAACGTCAACGGGAAGTACACGGCATTGTGGGTCAAACTCAAGGTGCGGTCGCCGCAGTGCGTGTTTCTCAAGGGGATCGACACGATCGACGTCCCGATCGCTCACGCCGAAGGGCGGATTGCTGTCCGCGATGCCTCCATTCTCAAGACATGGCGTGAGCGGGGACAGATCGCCGTCACTTATCACGGCACCGAAACGGAAAACTACGACGAAATGCTGCAGTACCCTGTGAATCCGAACGGATCGCTGGCGAACATCGCGGGACTGTGCGATGCCACGGGCCGGGTGTTCGGGCTGATGCCCCACCCCGAGCGGTTCCTCTGGGCGCAGCAGCACCCGACGTGGACTCGCGACGGACGCGAGGGGTACGGCGACGGGATGAAGATCTTCGAGAACGCGGTCGCGTATTTCGGTTGA
- the dcd gene encoding dCTP deaminase, with the protein MILSGPEIQARIGSDIAIDPFEESQVNPNSYNLRLHNELLVYEEVILDMRRPNRHRRIEIPPEGLVLDPGRLYLGRTLERTETHNLVPMLEGRSSIGRLGLFVHITAGFGDVGFCGYWTLEMFAVQPIRIYPGIEICQIFYHTVEGDIREYASGKYQHNRDIQPSMLYREFSEQPDRQMKLEFAKN; encoded by the coding sequence ATGATCCTCAGCGGTCCCGAGATTCAAGCCCGGATCGGCAGCGACATCGCCATCGACCCGTTCGAGGAGTCGCAAGTGAACCCCAACAGCTACAACCTGCGTCTGCACAACGAGCTGCTGGTCTACGAGGAAGTCATTCTCGATATGCGGCGGCCCAACCGACACCGCAGGATCGAGATTCCGCCCGAAGGACTCGTCCTCGACCCCGGCCGCCTCTACCTCGGCCGCACCCTCGAACGCACCGAGACCCACAACCTCGTCCCCATGCTCGAAGGCCGCTCCTCAATCGGCCGGTTGGGATTGTTCGTGCATATCACGGCCGGCTTCGGCGACGTCGGCTTCTGCGGCTACTGGACCCTCGAAATGTTTGCGGTCCAGCCGATCCGGATTTATCCCGGCATCGAGATCTGCCAGATCTTCTACCACACGGTCGAAGGCGACATCCGCGAGTACGCCAGCGGAAAGTACCAGCACAACCGCGACATCCAGCCCTCGATGCTCTATCGCGAGTTCAGCGAACAGCCCGACCGCCAGATGAAGCTCGAGTTCGCCAAGAACTGA